The DNA segment TTGATGCCATGCTGACCCAACGCGGGTCCGACTGGCGGTGCGGGTGTAGCTTTCCCACCCGGAATATTTAATTTAACAACGGCGGTAATTCTCTTTGCCAATTGTACTTCCTCCTTATCAAGCCCATTCTAACTAGAAACTACACGGGCGCTGTCTTACAGCTTTTCAACCTGTGTGAATTCCAGCTCGACGGGTGTGTCGCGTCCAAAAATCGAGATAAGAACGCGAAGTTTTTCGCGCTCGATGTCAACTTCATCGATCTTACCAGTGAAGTCTGCAAATGGCCCGCTGGCCACACGGATGCTGTCGCCTTTGCTGTAAGCAATACGCGCTGTGGTCTTGCCCTGTTCGAGCGAGGCCATAATCTGATTGACTTCTTTAACAGTAAGAGGCACCGGTCGGTTACCGGAACTAACAAATCCGGTTACTCCAGAGGTACT comes from the bacterium genome and includes:
- the nusG gene encoding transcription termination/antitermination protein NusG; the protein is MLRSWYAVHTFAGHENKVKNIIERRAKVEGQWDYKVFDILIPTEQELRTRAGKKTYVKKKVFPGYILIEMVLDDSTWTLVKSTSGVTGFVSSGNRPVPLTVKEVNQIMASLEQGKTTARIAYSKGDSIRVASGPFADFTGKIDEVDIEREKLRVLISIFGRDTPVELEFTQVEKL